A genomic stretch from Plasmodium cynomolgi strain B DNA, scaffold: 0003, whole genome shotgun sequence includes:
- a CDS encoding heat shock protein (putative): MATSMKHSRKEIINVFHFSVKLFLFSFLIWIITGSNEVRQRNEEKRKYSKTSWKRFGTETLEKNGGNSEHHSLEKKVDPRDNRWLAEKNNLGESPPERDHFENLEDYYAILGVNRDATNLEIKRRTEN, encoded by the exons ATGGCAACCTCTATGAAACACTCTaggaaagaaataataaatgtttttcacttttctgttaaactatttttgttttctttcctAATTTGGATTATAACCGGTTCTAACGAGGTAAGACAGCGAAACgaagaaaagagaaaatactCGAAAACGTCCTGGAAAAGATTTGGGAC AGAAAccctggaaaaaaatgggggtaaTAGTGAGCACCAcagtttggaaaaaaaagtagaccCCAGAGATAACAGATGGttagcagaaaaaaataaccttgGGGAATCACCACCTGAACGGGATCACTTTGAAAATTTAGAG GATTACTATGCTATATTAGGGGTAAACAGAGATGCTACAAACcttgaaataaaaaggcgTACAGAAAATTAA
- a CDS encoding hypothetical protein (putative): MKRRTYKIFVPNTIFIITLLTWLTWNSSNDTTSCERSLKTEAIFSIKCNVRNGRILIGKSTSKSESVFDLKYALFKEKIIDLLNENDEEFEKRTKAYMQDEAFRKRFNIFLENEEFQKHFNILVSEFDLIKPPEPAIQDADCTKSTFSFKIFKPLKKPYHSAQNKNHAYSYEYNREEKQPECDESKEEKEKYKAEFDVKSQDYNSSGNKFIRVSTRWNRQMRQNKNNKSKIKSKLSKLFSVIKNADDIYETQLINMITMNKKKRETFLDKV, encoded by the exons ATGAAAAGGCGaacatataaaattttcgtacctaatacaatttttataattactcTCTTAACATGGTTAACATGGAATTCCTCTAACGAT ACAACTTCCTGTGAGAGATCACTCAAAACAGAGGCCATTTTTAGCATTAAATGTAACgtaagaaatggaagaatacTAATAGGAAAAAGCACAAGTAAAAGTGAGTCCGTTTTTGACCTAAAATATGCActctttaaagaaaaaataatagatttactaaatgaaaatgatgaagaattTGAAAAGCGAACAAAAGCATATATGCAAGATGAGGCTTTTAGAAAAcgatttaatatatttttggagAATGAAGAATttcaaaaacattttaacattCTAGTAAGTGAATTCGATTTGATAAAACCGCCCGAACCAGCAATCCAGGACGCCGACTGTACCAAATcgactttttctttcaaaatttttaaacccCTTAAAAAACCTTATCATTCTGCGCAAAATAAGAATCATGCCTACAGTTATGAATACaacagggaagaaaaacagcCAGAATGTGACGAAagtaaagaagaaaaagaaaaatataaagctGAGTTTGATGTTAAATCACAAGATTATAATTCCAgtggaaacaaatttattagAGTATCAACAAGATGGAACAGACAAATGAGACAGAACAAAAACAATAAAtccaaaataaaatcaaaactATCGAAGCTATTCTCAGTGATTAAGAATGCCGATGATATATACGAAACACAATTGATAAATATGATAactatgaacaaaaaaaaaagggaaacttTTTTGGATAAAGTATAA